In a genomic window of Ranitomeya imitator isolate aRanImi1 chromosome 5, aRanImi1.pri, whole genome shotgun sequence:
- the SLC25A53 gene encoding solute carrier family 25 member 53, whose protein sequence is MEGGDAPRWGGWSSSYFAGATSSFLSTVLTFPIYKTIFRQQLHTLTIRAAARQLTREGGKHLYRGLAPPLMAKTVQGTLLFGTQGSLQYFFSRGGTPGAKSRAFSGCLAGAIEAVLLVPFERIQNILQDSRNNVTFPNTRAIVQEFQTYNKRQWLTCAMYRGFSIILVRNMMGSAIFLSCKEPLRDLLTYPGLPVWAPSLGSGAVNGAFTSLALYPLSVIIANMQAEVGKDLPHLQNVTLRVWNKCGGRVSLLYRGASLVILRSCITWGVTNSIHDTLSRNLP, encoded by the coding sequence atggaaggTGGAGATGCTCCAAGATGGGGCGGATGGAGTAGTAGTTACTTTGCCGGAGCAACCTCCAGCTTTCTCTCCACTGTTCTAACATTTCCCATCTATAAGACAATTTTTCGACAGCAGCTTCACACATTGACTATCCGAGCTGCCGCACGTCAGTTGACCAGAGAAGGTGGTAAACATCTTTATCGTGGACtggcaccacctctcatggcaaaaACCGTTCAAGGGACTTTGCTTTTTGGAACCCAAGGAAGCCTCCAGTATTTTTTCTCCAGAGGAGGTACCCCAGGTGCCAAATCTCGCGCCTTTTCTGGATGCTTAGCTGGGGCAATAGAAGCCGTTTTGTTAGTACCATTTGAAAGAATTCAGAACATTCTGCAGGACAGTCGTAATAACGTAACATTTCCTAACACACGTGCAATTGTGCAAGAGTTTCAGACCTACAATAAAAGACAGTGGCTAACATGTGCAATGTACAGAGGATTCTCCATAATACTGgtcaggaacatgatgggaagtgcCATCTTCCTTTCCTGTAAAGAGCCATTGAGAGACTTATTGACTTATCCAGGTCTTCCTGTCTGGGCCCCTTCTCTAGGCTCTGGGGCAGTCAATGGTGCCTTCACCTCACTAGCACTTTATCCATTAAGTGTTATAATAGCAAATATGCAGGCGGAAGTAGGAAAGGACCTGCCTCATTTACAGAACGTAACCCTAAGAGTGTGGAACAAGTGTGGAGGACGAGTCTCACTGCTGTACCGTGGGGCATCTCTCGTTATCCTGCGATCTTGCATTACCTGGGGAGTCACAAACTCTATTCATGATACCTTGAGTAGAAATCTTCCATAG